A region of Pseudanabaena sp. BC1403 DNA encodes the following proteins:
- the rplF gene encoding 50S ribosomal protein L6, with amino-acid sequence MSRIGKRPIPLPPKVAVSIVGQEVTVKGPKGELKRVLPNTVEILQEESNLIVNRANESRPAKQQHGLFRTLVANMVEGVSTGFQRKLEIQGVGYRANLNGSNIVLTVGYSHTVDIIPPVGVSLGVEDATGKKVPQGTFIVVEGIDKEIVGNLAAKIRAVRPPEVYKGKGIRYLGEFVRRKAGKTGKK; translated from the coding sequence ATGTCTCGTATTGGAAAACGTCCCATTCCTCTTCCCCCTAAAGTTGCGGTCTCTATCGTAGGGCAAGAGGTTACTGTCAAAGGACCTAAAGGCGAACTTAAGCGTGTGTTGCCCAACACTGTAGAAATTCTGCAAGAAGAAAGCAACTTGATTGTCAACCGCGCTAATGAATCTCGTCCTGCAAAGCAACAGCACGGTCTTTTCCGCACCCTCGTTGCCAACATGGTCGAAGGTGTGTCAACTGGCTTTCAGCGCAAGTTGGAAATTCAAGGTGTTGGTTATCGTGCCAACCTAAACGGCAGCAATATTGTTCTTACTGTTGGCTATAGCCATACAGTTGACATCATTCCTCCCGTTGGAGTTTCACTTGGCGTTGAAGATGCTACGGGCAAAAAAGTCCCTCAAGGAACATTTATTGTCGTCGAAGGAATTGACAAAGAAATCGTCGGTAACTTAGCAGCAAAAATTCGCGCTGTACGTCCACCTGAAGTTTACAAAGGTAAGGGCATCCGCTACCTCGGCGAATTTGTCAGACGTAAGGCTGGTAAGACTGGTAAGAAGTAA
- the rplB gene encoding 50S ribosomal protein L2: MGVRAYKPYTASTRQTVVSDFSEITKSEPEKSLTSHVHRKRGRNNRGVITSRRRGGGHKRLYRIIDFKRNKRDIIAEVIAIEYDPNRTSRIALLQYEDGEKRYILAPKGISVGNKILAGSSNVPFEIGNAMPLVNIPLGTIVHNVELVPGKGGQIVRSAGAGAQIAAKEGDFVTLKLPSSEVRLIRKDCFATIGQVGNLDHSNTSLGKAGRSRWLNRRPKVRGMAMNPIDHPHGGGEGCAPVGRSGPVTPWGKPTLGYKTRKKGKLSDALIVRRRRKSSKRGKGGRNA, encoded by the coding sequence ATGGGCGTTCGTGCATATAAACCGTATACCGCTAGTACAAGACAAACTGTTGTCTCGGACTTCTCGGAAATCACCAAATCTGAACCCGAAAAGTCTTTAACTAGCCACGTCCATCGTAAAAGAGGACGCAATAATCGTGGTGTCATCACTAGCCGCAGACGTGGCGGTGGTCACAAGCGTTTATATCGGATCATCGATTTCAAACGCAACAAGCGTGACATCATCGCTGAAGTAATTGCGATCGAGTACGATCCTAACCGCACCTCTCGGATTGCTCTTCTCCAGTACGAAGATGGCGAAAAGAGATATATCCTCGCACCGAAAGGTATTTCTGTCGGCAACAAAATCCTAGCTGGCTCAAGCAACGTTCCCTTTGAAATCGGTAACGCGATGCCATTGGTAAACATCCCCCTTGGTACGATTGTTCACAACGTGGAACTAGTTCCTGGTAAGGGTGGACAAATTGTGCGATCGGCTGGAGCTGGTGCTCAAATTGCAGCAAAAGAAGGTGATTTCGTTACCCTTAAGCTTCCTTCTAGCGAAGTTCGCTTGATTCGTAAAGATTGTTTTGCCACCATTGGACAAGTTGGTAACCTCGATCATAGCAACACCAGTCTTGGTAAGGCGGGTCGTAGCCGTTGGTTGAACCGTCGTCCGAAAGTCCGTGGTATGGCGATGAACCCCATCGATCACCCCCATGGTGGTGGTGAAGGTTGCGCTCCAGTTGGACGTAGTGGCCCTGTTACGCCTTGGGGTAAGCCAACCTTGGGCTATAAGACTCGCAAGAAAGGTAAACTCAGTGATGCCTTGATTGTTCGTCGCCGTCGCAAGTCCTCGAAGCGCGGTAAGGGCGGACGTAACGCCTAA
- the rpmC gene encoding 50S ribosomal protein L29, whose translation MALPKVQETRELSDEELQAQVLSVKKELFDLRFKQATRQPVQPHQFQHAKHRLSQLMTVERERQSRA comes from the coding sequence ATGGCACTCCCAAAAGTCCAAGAAACTAGAGAGCTATCTGATGAAGAGTTGCAAGCTCAAGTCTTGTCTGTCAAGAAAGAGCTATTTGATCTGCGTTTCAAGCAGGCAACTAGACAACCCGTCCAGCCACATCAGTTCCAACATGCTAAGCATCGTTTGTCTCAACTGATGACCGTCGAACGCGAACGTCAGTCCAGAGCTTAA
- the rplD gene encoding 50S ribosomal protein L4 — protein sequence MPTVIDWTGNEVGEVSLELRVAKEASAKGLVHRALVRQLANARQGTASSKTRAEVRGGGRKPFRQKGTGRARAGSTRSPLTRGGGAIFGPKPRDYETKMNRKERRLALRTAFISRSSDLIIVEDFAVNLAQPKTKELCQALERWGVTVGKKTLIITDRKEENIVLSARNIQNLQLIAADQLNMFDILNSEKIVATRSAIAKIHEVYGGDAKLVTEIVTTVEDAE from the coding sequence ATGCCTACAGTAATAGATTGGACAGGGAATGAAGTTGGTGAAGTAAGCCTTGAATTGCGTGTTGCCAAAGAAGCAAGTGCAAAAGGTTTAGTTCATCGCGCCCTTGTCAGACAGTTAGCCAATGCCCGTCAAGGCACAGCCAGCAGTAAGACTCGCGCTGAAGTCCGTGGTGGTGGTCGTAAGCCTTTTAGACAAAAGGGTACTGGTCGCGCCCGTGCTGGTTCGACTAGATCCCCACTCACTCGTGGTGGTGGTGCAATTTTTGGACCTAAGCCTAGAGACTACGAAACCAAGATGAACCGCAAGGAGCGTCGTCTTGCACTTCGTACCGCATTTATCAGTCGTTCATCAGATTTGATTATTGTTGAAGATTTTGCCGTAAATCTTGCTCAGCCTAAGACTAAGGAATTATGTCAAGCTCTTGAGCGTTGGGGTGTCACCGTTGGCAAAAAGACCCTGATCATCACTGATCGTAAAGAAGAAAACATTGTTTTGTCTGCGCGTAACATTCAAAACTTGCAGCTGATCGCTGCCGATCAGCTCAATATGTTCGACATTCTCAATTCTGAAAAGATTGTGGCAACCCGCTCAGCGATCGCCAAGATTCATGAAGTATATGGTGGCGACGCAAAGTTGGTAACTGAGATCGTAACCACGGTCGAAGACGCAGAATAA
- the rplC gene encoding 50S ribosomal protein L3, giving the protein MTVGILGTKLGMTQVFDSDGNAVPVTVVLAGPCTITQVKTETKEGYKAIQIGYGKTREKLLSKPELGHLKVSGAEPVKHLREYRLDNVSDFTIGQTLDVSQFKDGDIVDVIGTSIGKGFAGYQKRHNFARGPMAHGSKNHRQPGSTGAGTTPGRVYPGKRMAGRLGGKQITVKKLTIVKVDAANNVLLIKGAVPGKPGALLNVIPTVIIGKAK; this is encoded by the coding sequence ATGACTGTCGGAATTCTCGGCACAAAACTTGGGATGACCCAAGTATTCGATTCGGATGGCAACGCTGTTCCTGTAACCGTTGTCCTAGCAGGTCCCTGCACTATCACACAAGTCAAGACCGAAACCAAAGAAGGCTATAAAGCCATTCAAATTGGCTACGGTAAGACCCGCGAAAAGCTTCTTAGCAAGCCAGAACTGGGACATTTGAAAGTCTCAGGTGCTGAACCTGTTAAGCATCTTCGTGAGTATCGTCTTGATAATGTTAGTGATTTCACTATTGGTCAGACTCTAGATGTAAGTCAGTTCAAGGATGGCGACATCGTTGACGTGATTGGAACTAGCATCGGCAAAGGTTTTGCTGGTTACCAAAAGCGCCACAACTTTGCTCGCGGTCCAATGGCTCACGGTTCTAAAAACCACAGACAACCTGGCTCGACTGGAGCAGGTACAACCCCTGGTCGTGTATATCCAGGTAAGCGCATGGCTGGTCGTCTTGGCGGTAAGCAAATCACCGTGAAGAAGCTAACTATAGTCAAAGTCGATGCAGCGAACAATGTGTTGCTAATTAAAGGAGCAGTCCCTGGTAAACCTGGCGCATTGCTTAACGTCATTCCTACCGTAATTATCGGCAAGGCGAAATAA
- a CDS encoding 50S ribosomal protein L23 — protein MAKIPTEFDPRRLPDIIRRPLLNEKATRQLESNKYTFDVFHDATKPEIKAAIESLFSVTVKKVNTHNPPAQARRIGKFAGKRAQIKRAIVTLAEGSKIDLFPDV, from the coding sequence ATGGCTAAGATCCCCACCGAGTTCGATCCCCGTCGCTTGCCCGACATCATTCGTCGCCCTTTGCTCAATGAAAAGGCAACCCGACAACTTGAAAGCAACAAATACACATTTGATGTTTTTCATGATGCTACTAAACCTGAGATCAAGGCAGCTATCGAAAGCCTTTTCTCAGTTACGGTCAAAAAAGTGAACACCCATAATCCACCCGCACAAGCGCGTCGTATTGGTAAGTTCGCAGGCAAACGCGCTCAAATCAAAAGAGCGATCGTCACCCTCGCAGAAGGCAGCAAAATCGATTTGTTCCCCGATGTGTAA
- the rpsH gene encoding 30S ribosomal protein S8, whose protein sequence is MATNDTISDMLTRIRNATLAKHQTTSIPATRMTLSIARVMKQEGFIADFEETGENIDRALVVALKYEGKNRQSIIKRLKRVSKPGLRVYSNSKELPRVLGGIGIAIISTSKGIMTDREARKQGVGGEVLCYIW, encoded by the coding sequence ATGGCTACCAACGACACCATCTCGGACATGCTTACCCGCATTCGCAATGCAACACTTGCAAAGCACCAGACAACCTCTATCCCTGCCACAAGGATGACGTTGAGCATTGCCCGAGTGATGAAACAAGAAGGTTTTATCGCAGATTTTGAAGAAACAGGCGAAAACATCGACCGCGCCTTGGTCGTCGCCCTCAAGTATGAAGGCAAGAATCGTCAATCGATTATCAAGCGCCTCAAGCGCGTCAGCAAACCTGGTTTACGGGTTTACTCAAACTCTAAAGAATTACCCCGTGTATTGGGTGGGATCGGCATTGCGATCATCTCCACCTCTAAAGGGATCATGACCGATCGCGAAGCCCGTAAACAGGGAGTCGGCGGTGAAGTCCTTTGCTATATCTGGTAA
- the rplN gene encoding 50S ribosomal protein L14, with translation MIQQESYLNVADNSGAKKLLCIRVLAGGNRAFGGVGDVIIATVKDAAPNMPVKKSDVVRAVIVRTRASINRESGMRIRFDDNAAVIINQDGNPKGTRVFGPVARELRDKNFTKIISLAPEVL, from the coding sequence ATGATTCAACAAGAGTCTTATTTAAATGTGGCGGATAATAGTGGAGCTAAAAAACTACTATGTATCCGCGTGCTGGCTGGTGGTAACCGTGCCTTTGGCGGAGTTGGTGATGTGATTATCGCCACCGTTAAGGACGCAGCGCCCAACATGCCAGTTAAAAAATCGGATGTAGTTCGCGCTGTCATTGTTCGTACCAGAGCATCTATCAACCGTGAAAGCGGCATGAGAATTCGCTTTGACGACAATGCCGCCGTAATCATCAACCAAGACGGCAACCCCAAAGGAACCCGCGTATTTGGTCCAGTTGCGCGTGAGTTGAGGGATAAAAACTTCACCAAAATTATCTCCCTAGCGCCAGAGGTACTGTAA
- the rplP gene encoding 50S ribosomal protein L16, whose translation MLSPKRTKFRKQQRGRMAGPATRGTEINFGDYAMQALEPSWITARQIEAARRAMNRYIRRGGKIWIRIFPDKPVTMRPAETRMGSGKGAPEFWVSVVKPGRIMFEVAGVTEETAREAIRLAAAKMPIKTRFVIREKE comes from the coding sequence ATGTTAAGTCCTAAACGTACAAAATTTCGTAAGCAGCAACGCGGTCGGATGGCGGGCCCTGCTACCAGAGGAACCGAGATCAACTTTGGTGATTACGCCATGCAGGCTTTAGAGCCTTCTTGGATTACCGCTCGTCAAATCGAGGCTGCTCGACGTGCCATGAACCGTTATATCCGTCGCGGTGGCAAGATTTGGATTCGTATTTTCCCAGACAAACCCGTAACCATGCGTCCTGCTGAAACCCGTATGGGTTCTGGTAAAGGTGCTCCTGAGTTTTGGGTGTCAGTGGTTAAGCCAGGTCGCATCATGTTTGAAGTAGCTGGCGTGACTGAAGAAACCGCAAGAGAGGCAATTCGCTTGGCGGCTGCCAAGATGCCAATCAAAACCAGATTCGTTATCCGTGAAAAGGAGTAA
- the rplV gene encoding 50S ribosomal protein L22 — translation MILAQNEIPAVAKYIRMSPHKVRRVLDQIRGRSYREALMILEFMPYRSCEPITKVLRSAVANAEHNAGLDPASLVVNQAFADMGPSLKRFRPRAQGRAYQIRKPTCHITITVKPSEEE, via the coding sequence ATGATCCTCGCCCAAAACGAAATCCCTGCCGTAGCCAAATATATTCGGATGTCACCTCACAAGGTGCGTCGAGTACTCGACCAAATCCGTGGTCGTAGCTACCGCGAAGCATTGATGATTCTTGAGTTCATGCCCTATCGCTCCTGCGAACCAATTACGAAAGTATTGCGTTCTGCCGTTGCTAATGCTGAACATAATGCAGGACTTGATCCCGCATCCCTAGTAGTTAACCAAGCCTTTGCCGATATGGGACCTAGCCTCAAGCGCTTCCGTCCCCGCGCTCAAGGTCGCGCTTACCAAATCCGTAAGCCAACGTGCCACATTACGATCACCGTCAAACCATCGGAGGAAGAATAG
- the rplX gene encoding 50S ribosomal protein L24 encodes MSFKSKPAYRGNRNSFKIHVKKDDVVQVISGSSKGTVAKVLQVFPKDSTIIVEGVNVKTKHIKPQADGESGQTITREFPIHSSKVLLYSEKEKTASRSCFTFTDDGKKVRMLKKTGEIVDSVQTEKK; translated from the coding sequence ATGTCATTCAAGTCAAAGCCTGCCTATCGCGGCAACCGCAATTCTTTCAAGATTCATGTCAAAAAAGATGATGTGGTTCAAGTAATTTCAGGAAGCTCTAAGGGAACTGTGGCTAAGGTACTACAAGTATTTCCCAAGGACAGCACCATCATTGTTGAAGGTGTTAATGTCAAGACTAAGCACATTAAGCCTCAGGCTGATGGTGAGTCTGGACAAACTATTACCCGCGAGTTTCCGATTCACAGTTCTAAAGTGTTGTTGTATTCCGAAAAGGAAAAGACCGCTAGCCGCTCTTGCTTCACCTTTACGGATGATGGCAAGAAAGTAAGAATGTTGAAAAAGACTGGTGAAATCGTCGATTCCGTCCAGACTGAAAAGAAGTAA
- the rpsC gene encoding 30S ribosomal protein S3, producing the protein MGQKIHPTGLRLGITKSHLSRWYADVNRYGILAEEDSKIRKFIEKTLSNAGIAEILIDRKADQVDLEIRTARPGVVVGRGGAGIEQLRVGLVKHLEQDGSLKKTGTSQVRINVTEVTRVDAEAPLIAEYIAQQIERRVSFRRVVRQAIQRAQRAGIEGIKVQISGRLNGAEIARTEWVREGRVPLHTLRADIDYSYKTSRTIYGVIGIKVWIFKGEIIQGEEAPAPAAQPRRRQQRRPQFEDRSSAEG; encoded by the coding sequence ATGGGTCAGAAGATTCACCCAACAGGGTTACGCCTCGGCATCACCAAGTCCCATCTTTCTCGTTGGTACGCTGATGTCAATCGCTACGGCATTCTCGCTGAAGAAGATAGCAAAATTCGTAAGTTTATCGAAAAGACTCTGAGTAATGCTGGTATCGCCGAAATCTTGATCGATCGCAAGGCTGATCAAGTAGATCTCGAAATCCGTACTGCTAGACCAGGTGTTGTCGTTGGTCGTGGTGGCGCTGGTATCGAACAATTACGTGTCGGACTAGTGAAACACCTTGAACAAGATGGTTCTCTGAAGAAGACAGGTACTAGCCAAGTTCGGATTAACGTCACTGAAGTAACCAGAGTTGATGCGGAAGCGCCTCTCATCGCTGAATACATCGCTCAGCAAATCGAACGTCGTGTTTCCTTCCGTCGTGTTGTTCGCCAAGCTATTCAAAGAGCTCAGCGTGCAGGTATCGAAGGAATCAAGGTGCAAATCAGTGGTCGCCTTAACGGTGCTGAAATCGCCAGAACTGAGTGGGTGCGTGAAGGTCGTGTTCCTCTGCATACATTGCGTGCTGACATCGACTATAGCTACAAAACTTCCAGAACTATTTATGGTGTTATTGGCATCAAAGTCTGGATCTTTAAAGGCGAAATTATTCAAGGCGAAGAAGCTCCTGCTCCTGCCGCACAACCCCGTCGCCGCCAGCAACGTCGTCCCCAATTTGAGGATCGTTCTAGCGCTGAAGGATAA
- the rpsQ gene encoding 30S ribosomal protein S17, translating into MAVKEKVGVVVSDKMQKTVVVAVENRTSHPKYGKIVVKTTKFKAHDEEDKTREGDRVKIRETRPLSRTKRWEVVEILSSSSEA; encoded by the coding sequence ATGGCAGTTAAAGAAAAAGTTGGCGTTGTCGTCAGCGACAAAATGCAAAAAACGGTGGTTGTCGCGGTCGAAAACCGTACTTCCCACCCCAAATATGGAAAAATCGTGGTCAAAACGACTAAGTTTAAAGCCCACGATGAAGAAGATAAAACCCGTGAAGGCGATCGCGTCAAAATTCGGGAAACCCGTCCCCTCAGCCGTACAAAGCGATGGGAAGTTGTAGAGATTCTCTCATCTAGCTCGGAAGCATAA
- the rpsS gene encoding 30S ribosomal protein S19, whose product MTRSLKKGPFVADHLMTKIEKLNAKGEKQVIKTWSRASTILPQMIGHTIACHNGKQHVPVYVTEQMVGHKLGEFAPTRTFRGHAKSDKKAKR is encoded by the coding sequence ATGACGCGATCGCTAAAAAAAGGTCCTTTTGTTGCCGATCACTTAATGACCAAAATTGAGAAGCTGAACGCCAAAGGCGAAAAGCAAGTTATCAAAACATGGTCTCGCGCTTCCACCATTCTTCCTCAAATGATCGGGCATACAATTGCTTGTCACAACGGAAAACAGCACGTTCCTGTATATGTCACGGAGCAAATGGTAGGACACAAACTCGGTGAGTTTGCCCCTACTCGTACCTTCCGCGGTCATGCTAAGAGCGACAAAAAGGCCAAGAGATAG
- the rplE gene encoding 50S ribosomal protein L5: MLTRFTEVYKNQAVPKLMEQFKYTNIHQVPTFEKVVINRGLGEAAQNAKSLEASLIEIATIAGQKPVVTRAKKAIAGFKLRQGMPVGMMVTLRRDKMNNFLDRLINFSLPRIRDFRGVSPKSFDGRGNYTLGVREQLIFPEISYDSIEQIRGLDISIITTANTDEEGRALLKAVGMPFRES; this comes from the coding sequence ATGCTAACAAGATTTACCGAAGTCTATAAAAATCAAGCTGTTCCCAAGTTAATGGAGCAGTTCAAGTACACCAACATCCATCAAGTTCCTACATTTGAAAAAGTAGTGATCAACCGTGGTCTCGGTGAAGCTGCTCAGAATGCTAAGTCCCTAGAAGCTTCTTTGATCGAAATTGCAACGATCGCTGGTCAAAAGCCCGTAGTAACCAGAGCCAAGAAAGCGATCGCAGGTTTCAAATTGCGTCAAGGAATGCCCGTCGGCATGATGGTCACACTCCGCCGCGACAAGATGAATAACTTTTTGGATCGTCTGATCAATTTCTCATTGCCTCGCATCCGTGATTTTCGCGGTGTTAGCCCTAAGAGCTTTGATGGACGCGGTAACTATACCCTCGGTGTTCGCGAGCAACTTATCTTCCCCGAAATCAGCTACGACAGTATTGAGCAAATTCGGGGGCTTGATATTTCCATCATCACCACTGCCAACACGGACGAAGAAGGACGTGCGCTCCTGAAAGCAGTTGGTATGCCCTTTAGAGAATCATAA